The genomic region TATCAGGCATGTTGATGTTGTAATGCGTCAGGAATTTCTGCCCTTCTTCAGTAATGGAATAACGATATTGATAAAAGCCTTTTTTCTTCTCTTTTTCTTCCTCTAAAAAACCAAGATTAATAAGCTCCTGAACGCGTAACGTCAGCTCTTCTGAGTAGGGACCATAGAAGTGGAACTGATAGCGTTCGGAAAATGGATAATCACATTTTTTTAAAATATAAATCATCTTCTGTAGTTTCTTTCTTCCGATGAGTTCGTGACACTCCGAAAAAAACGAAACTAGTTTTGCATGATCCTGTAACACAAACGTCATCTCCTATCCTTCTAATATCTCCAAAATCCGCTTCTTAATCGGACTATGATCTGATAATCCCTCAATAAAATCTGAAGGGAAGTAAAGCTTATGATCTGTTCGTTTTTTCCCCGAAATCGCCTCAACAATATCCGAATGCCTGGAAAGCTCCTTTAACTCATCGTTTTGCATTAATAAATGAATCGGCAGACGCTCCTCATCCTCTCCCGGGCGGTAAAAGTCATAAGGTAAGTCAGACGAGGAATCCACTTCCAGATAATAATCCGGGTCAATGCCGGCTTCGGTGAAGAGCTGATGCAGCTCCATAAATTGCTCAAACTGGTGGTTCGGATTGAATTCAATATACTTAAACAAATGACGATTAACGAATCGATCGCATAAATCACTTAGTATCGGATCGTTTTCCTCTTGCCAGATCTGGAAGTAATAGAAAACAATCGATTCATCTAATTTTAAGTAGTCCTTCAGTGTCGGATTCCCTTTAAAAAAGGATTCAAAATGAGAAGGA from Virgibacillus sp. MSP4-1 harbors:
- a CDS encoding YwgA family protein, yielding MLQDHAKLVSFFSECHELIGRKKLQKMIYILKKCDYPFSERYQFHFYGPYSEELTLRVQELINLGFLEEEKEKKKGFYQYRYSITEEGQKFLTHYNINMPDMDHWIEKMKGMSSRFLELIATMLYFDNRPREEIEDKVFTVKKKQNYTREELERAWAFIAEMNVKH